The Cydia strobilella chromosome 26, ilCydStro3.1, whole genome shotgun sequence sequence ATGGCGGTGTATCCGGCCGGCGAGCAGAGGTCCGGATGTCGCTGGTAGAAGGCGCGGTAGCCCTCGTGGAGGAGATAGACCTCGGGGTAGTGGAGAGAGGGGTAGATCTCCTTGTTCTTCTCGCGGTCGGAGGAGCGGAGGAAGCGAGAGCTGGAAAAAGAgaaaagatttaaaataaagtattatcAACAAATATAACTTGAAAAAGGGTATAGATAGAGCCTTCGACAGAGTAATAAAATTACATCAAATAACTTAGTAAGTTATTACGTTATGTCACTGCGTCCTTTTCCTTTGACATATTGAGGAAAGAGATGCAAGTAGCGATAACAAACCACGGAAATGATTGTTCTTGTAAATGATGGCGGTTGGCGGTATAACGCTTTTCTTTTATCAAgaaaaacatgataaatataGAAATTTAATAGAAATATGGTATTCGTGTTTATAATGGTCTTTTGAGTAGACCGATGGTCTTTTGAGTAGACTAAAGGTCTTTTGAGTATACCGATGGTCTTTTGAGTAGACTAATGGTCCTTTGAGTAGACCAGTTTAAAAAATGCCTTGCATAAGGACTACTTACAGCTTAGGTCCTCTCTCCAGGGAGAACTCGCAATGGAAGACCAGCACCTTGCCCTCAGGCCTCGGTCCCTGGACGAGGGACAGGATCTGTGTGGGCGTGTACAGGTTCTGTGCTCCGGTAATGTGGCCGCCTTCGAACTCGTAGGGGTAGCGGCAGTCGATCACCtgggggaggggggaggggttatGGCGTGGAGTAATGACGGCACAGATGAGTAAATAATGTCTAGTCGCTTCAATTGTTATGTGACCGATTTAaggtgcccactgactatcagtccgccggacgatatcggcctgtcatgtcagttagaacaaaaatttgacagttccgaacaactgacaggccgatatcgtccggcggactgatagtcagtgggcccctttaaaattCTTTGCACATGTAAATTACAGTTTTCTACAACTAAAGTTGGCGAGCTTAAATGGACCATAACCATTTTTAGTCGCTGAAAAAGGTAATCaatttgctttttagggttccgtacccatagtgtagaaacgggaccctattactacaagactccgctgtccgtctgtctgtctgtcaccaggctgtatctcatgaaccgtgatagctagacagttgaaattttcacagatgatgtatttctgttgccgctataacaacaaatactaaaaagtcggAACCCTctgtcacagattatataatagcctctgtgcgcgagtccgactcgcacttggccggttttttgtttattacaaatatatttttcggtacccctggggcccgtttctcaaaagcttgtagcttgtaacttgtaatacaagtggaagtccctttctaacaaaagctgtcaaaaagtgacatccgcttgtattacaagttacaagcttttgagaaacgggcccttgGAATGATTTTACAAGTCTATCCTATGGCTATGTAACTGACATGtagtactaaaaaaaatatttggtgaAAAAAAGTATCAATCAATTCGCTTTTTTTATTTGATGCGGATACCTTAGGCTATACTTACTTTTCACCTACTTTGAAAgaggaaatacaaaaaaaaagtagttaaaagttttttaaactttgataaaagaatgattttgtttttagaAAACAATAATCGGGTTCGTTTTACCTCTGTTAATtcagacatttatttatttatttagaaaacagCCTTTTACAAATATGTCATACAAAAATCCATtactaagggcctgtttcacaacaAATAACTAATAACTTATCTGCCAGATAAAACTACCTTCAGTTGTAAAGGTATTTATCTACCAgttaagcttatttggagattgtgaaacgccaaaaatgactttattcgtcagataagtggcaagtagcttattcagaaGTTTACTTGGACATtctgaaacaggccctaagaaAACTATTACAAAGAATTGTAgataacttaattataaataaataacccgTTTAGTTTGTGTACTACACGCAAAAAAAGAAAGTACCAAgtgatttaatattgtcttcggttaccgcgatagttactcatcccgacgtttggaaccctttacagcgttcgtggtcaacgggtgactgaggaaaaactacaaaaaaaaattgaatatacgcaatataatccgttttcatagttatttCATAACAAGTGATttatcaatggggttggcaactgtcaaagttttgcagagatggcgccattatagcttgcccctttttctatgagatttgtcTTAAAAGGCTGGCATcaagggcattaaaaaaacaaaaatttgacacaattctagggactgacagggcaagctatgctggcgccatctgcttattatttcgaccggccaaccccatttctataaaacaaaacaatatttacCTGGAATTCAGTGACGTTCTGGAAGTCCCCCCGCATGAGGCCAGCCAGGGTGTCACACGAGATGCTCTTGAGGTCCGAGTGGTTGCCTCGGGTCAGCGGGAGGGCGAAGGGCTGGCTGAAGTCTCCGATCAGGTCCGGGTTCACATCCACTGTGGAACATAtcacttattaataaaaataaaagcttggtttaaataagaacaaagagaatagatagtacagatggttactgtcatagtaaattttgtagtcacagttaatttactgccatctatcgacacaggattagaactaaaaatgaaaatgtataaaaatatcaaaaaaattataaatatatggataaatgatttttttatttgtatttattatttatatatgattttgacccatgttctttcactgatgtgttaaaattgttaaatattaaacgacaccgtcaacgccatctagccgagaatagacaagttggtagcgccatctatccgagaaattttttttcttgatttccgaggcacgttttttccttagactttattcgtCTTATACTGGCTATGCCGCGGACGGCCAGACAGACAAACATGGCTAATATTttctacttaataaaataagtatactcACATCGCTCTAAAGCGGACATAATCGAAGCATTATTCTCAGAGAAGCACCGCTGCAGCACCGGCCTTGTTTCCTCGCATTTCCTCCTCTTACTCTCCCCGCCCTCCGCTGGCTCCGTTCTCTTCTGACTCCTCTTCTGCGGAGACTCCAATATGGACAGCAGAGACACCCTCGCTTTCGACTGGGCCGGGTTAAAACTTTTACTCCGATACAGCGGTTGCTTTACATTACTTATAACATTATTCTTAATCTGTCCGGatagcaaattatcaaaattAGCTACTTTAGGAGAGTTCGATTCTTCGATATCTAAAAGTTGATCATCAAATTCGGATACAAATCCGCTTTCCATCGAAGTAGTGCTTTCCGAAGTGAATATCCTCTTCATGGAGTCCTTCGTCGGTGTCTCGCAGAATTTGAGAGATTTTTTAACCGAACCGGAACTTGAGCTTTTCTTGATGCACGGCGATGGGAATTCGAAGTTGTCCTCAAAGTTTAAGGCTCTCGCTGGCCCGTTGAAGGAAGTTGACTGTTCGGTGTCCACTAAAGGTGCTCCAAAGACGAAGCTTCCATTTATTTTCCTGTTGGAAGGATTCCGGCCTCTAGATATGATATCCGGGCTATCGGTGGAGATGATTTCATACTCGTTGCATTGATCGAATGTGTGATTATCAAATTCTTCCTCTAAGTCGTGGAGTGTGTCGAATTCCGGGTCTAATTCCTCCTTTTCAGGGACGACAGTGTCTTCAGTcttaaaattttctttaaatGGCGTTTGGAGGACGTCTGTGAAGTCCAACTGGAAATGAGAAATATAActtattaatatgtaatattaaaGTTATGTTAATATATTATAGTCAGAGTCCAAGAGGtccttgttgtatgggagccccacttaaatatttattttattctatttttagtatttgttgttatagcggcaacagaaatacatcacctgtgaaaatttcaactgtctagctatcacggtccatgagatacaacctggtgacagacagacggacagacgaacagacagacagacagacagacggacagtggagtcttagtaatagggtcccgttttttaccctttgggtacggaaccctagttagttagttttgctgagcattttccgcaaatcgacatcca is a genomic window containing:
- the LOC134753361 gene encoding M-phase inducer phosphatase 2-like isoform X1, which encodes MWGESSKTCENNCQCSGLITDTFTINSGNSASKRRRDEALLSSFKYKMKPHSLNLSPKSPTPPKRRLGSKENCSPNIGLSYENRIESRDFSLTPKPFKSQHTYENQKSPFNPPPRKALGELQNFSPKFTPTSSPPPKRDLSSLTRSPLFKLLDTPVFESPVSSQRSFKKISRIFEERSRFKMESEKFEEETRAPFQFEQENWTATKLDFTDVLQTPFKENFKTEDTVVPEKEELDPEFDTLHDLEEEFDNHTFDQCNEYEIISTDSPDIISRGRNPSNRKINGSFVFGAPLVDTEQSTSFNGPARALNFEDNFEFPSPCIKKSSSSGSVKKSLKFCETPTKDSMKRIFTSESTTSMESGFVSEFDDQLLDIEESNSPKVANFDNLLSGQIKNNVISNVKQPLYRSKSFNPAQSKARVSLLSILESPQKRSQKRTEPAEGGESKRRKCEETRPVLQRCFSENNASIMSALERLDVNPDLIGDFSQPFALPLTRGNHSDLKSISCDTLAGLMRGDFQNVTEFQVIDCRYPYEFEGGHITGAQNLYTPTQILSLVQGPRPEGKVLVFHCEFSLERGPKLSRFLRSSDREKNKEIYPSLHYPEVYLLHEGYRAFYQRHPDLCSPAGYTAMLDPKHRDLLRRHRSVQQPSSSTHHRRNRLLF
- the LOC134753361 gene encoding M-phase inducer phosphatase 2-like isoform X2 — translated: MKPHSLNLSPKSPTPPKRRLGSKENCSPNIGLSYENRIESRDFSLTPKPFKSQHTYENQKSPFNPPPRKALGELQNFSPKFTPTSSPPPKRDLSSLTRSPLFKLLDTPVFESPVSSQRSFKKISRIFEERSRFKMESEKFEEETRAPFQFEQENWTATKLDFTDVLQTPFKENFKTEDTVVPEKEELDPEFDTLHDLEEEFDNHTFDQCNEYEIISTDSPDIISRGRNPSNRKINGSFVFGAPLVDTEQSTSFNGPARALNFEDNFEFPSPCIKKSSSSGSVKKSLKFCETPTKDSMKRIFTSESTTSMESGFVSEFDDQLLDIEESNSPKVANFDNLLSGQIKNNVISNVKQPLYRSKSFNPAQSKARVSLLSILESPQKRSQKRTEPAEGGESKRRKCEETRPVLQRCFSENNASIMSALERLDVNPDLIGDFSQPFALPLTRGNHSDLKSISCDTLAGLMRGDFQNVTEFQVIDCRYPYEFEGGHITGAQNLYTPTQILSLVQGPRPEGKVLVFHCEFSLERGPKLSRFLRSSDREKNKEIYPSLHYPEVYLLHEGYRAFYQRHPDLCSPAGYTAMLDPKHRDLLRRHRSVQQPSSSTHHRRNRLLF